The Listeria sp. PSOL-1 genome includes a region encoding these proteins:
- the fni gene encoding type 2 isopentenyl-diphosphate Delta-isomerase, protein MDKEDDLLRARRKDEHLALSYQQFEVDKESAFKDLDLIGTSLPSCGVDDVHLNTTFSGIEFAYPFYINAMTGGSERTKQINADFAEIAREVGVGMAVGSQSAALKNPSVRDSYEIVREKNPDGKIFANLSPAIPIDLGMEAIKMVDANLLQIHLNPAQELVMVEGDREFSNWLRRIEQYVTKLDIPVVVKEVGFGMSCETVAKLAEVGVKTVDVSGRGGTNFIQVENERRRDHAYDFLYDFGLTTPESLLDLRRLQGNNKLEILASGGIRTPLDMVKSFRLGAKSAGMAGYLFYFYKNFGKQMTIHLLEQYKEALKALFVLFDATSLDELQNAPLIVRGDLKDFCDARAVDIKQLAN, encoded by the coding sequence ATGGATAAAGAGGATGATTTACTGCGCGCACGTCGTAAAGATGAGCATCTAGCACTTTCCTATCAGCAATTTGAAGTGGATAAAGAGAGCGCTTTTAAAGATCTAGATTTAATAGGGACTTCACTTCCAAGCTGCGGGGTGGATGACGTGCATTTAAATACTACTTTTTCCGGGATAGAATTTGCGTATCCCTTTTATATTAATGCGATGACAGGCGGTAGTGAACGTACAAAGCAAATCAATGCTGATTTTGCTGAAATTGCACGTGAAGTAGGCGTGGGAATGGCAGTTGGTTCACAGTCAGCTGCTCTTAAAAACCCAAGCGTTCGAGATAGTTATGAAATTGTTCGCGAAAAAAATCCAGATGGCAAAATATTTGCTAATCTTAGCCCAGCGATTCCTATTGATCTTGGAATGGAAGCTATAAAAATGGTGGATGCCAACTTGCTGCAAATTCATCTTAATCCCGCACAAGAACTTGTTATGGTAGAAGGGGATCGTGAGTTTTCGAACTGGTTACGGCGAATTGAACAATATGTCACAAAGCTCGATATCCCTGTTGTTGTGAAAGAAGTAGGGTTTGGCATGAGCTGTGAAACGGTTGCAAAACTTGCAGAAGTTGGTGTAAAAACGGTTGATGTCAGCGGGAGAGGTGGTACTAATTTCATTCAAGTTGAAAATGAACGCCGACGCGATCATGCGTATGATTTCCTGTATGATTTTGGTTTAACGACACCAGAATCGTTACTTGATTTGCGACGACTACAAGGAAATAATAAGCTGGAAATTTTGGCTTCCGGTGGCATCAGAACGCCACTTGATATGGTTAAGTCGTTTCGTTTAGGGGCAAAAAGTGCAGGTATGGCTGGGTACCTATTCTATTTTTATAAAAATTTTGGCAAACAAATGACAATCCACTTACTTGAGCAATATAAAGAAGCGCTTAAAGCATTATTTGTTTTATTTGATGCAACAAGTTTGGACGAACTTCAAAATGCTCCACTTATTGTGCGTGGTGATTTGAAAGACTTTTGTGACGCACGCGCGGTCGATATAAAACAATTAGCAAATTAG
- a CDS encoding acylphosphatase, protein MTVQTAILRITGLVQGVGFRYSTKQVAYKYDISGTVKNLEDGSVEIYARAEEKKLEQFIEIIKKGPSPACRIEHVYIYMGAPVEARKTFDIIY, encoded by the coding sequence ATGACAGTCCAAACGGCTATTTTGCGTATAACCGGTTTAGTTCAAGGTGTAGGATTTCGCTATTCAACAAAACAAGTGGCTTATAAATATGATATCAGTGGTACCGTTAAAAACCTAGAAGATGGATCTGTTGAAATTTATGCGCGTGCTGAAGAAAAAAAACTTGAACAATTTATTGAAATAATAAAAAAAGGCCCTTCTCCAGCTTGCCGGATTGAGCACGTCTATATTTATATGGGAGCGCCTGTTGAAGCTAGAAAAACATTTGATATTATCTATTAA
- the yidC gene encoding membrane protein insertase YidC produces the protein MKKKNLILIAILVISLGVLSGCGLDPSQNSDGFFNVYLIQPFTTFIKFVASFFGDNYGIAIIITTLIIRAIILPLNLRTAKAQMTMQSKMAVAKPEIDDIQARLKRATTKEEQTSIQQEMVTVYKKYDINPMQMGCLPIIIQMPILMAFYYAIRSSSEIASHNFLWFSLGHPDTILAVIAGLVYLGQYFVTMIGYTPEQKKQMQIIGLISPAMILFISFSAPSALALYWAVGGIFLAGQTWLSKKLYMNKHPEVKEMEKQEKEFEKIVNEHKK, from the coding sequence TTGAAGAAAAAAAATCTTATTTTAATTGCCATACTTGTTATTTCACTAGGTGTCCTTTCAGGTTGTGGGCTTGATCCGTCACAAAACTCAGATGGCTTTTTTAACGTTTATTTAATCCAACCATTTACCACGTTTATTAAATTTGTCGCTTCTTTCTTTGGCGACAATTATGGCATTGCAATCATCATTACAACGCTTATTATTCGCGCAATTATCTTGCCGCTAAATTTAAGAACAGCTAAAGCACAAATGACAATGCAATCAAAAATGGCCGTTGCCAAACCTGAAATTGATGACATTCAAGCACGGCTAAAACGGGCAACTACAAAAGAAGAACAAACATCCATTCAACAAGAAATGGTCACCGTTTATAAAAAATATGATATTAATCCAATGCAGATGGGCTGCTTACCAATTATTATTCAAATGCCTATTTTAATGGCGTTTTATTACGCGATTCGTAGTTCTTCTGAAATTGCTAGCCATAACTTCTTATGGTTTAGCCTTGGTCATCCAGATACCATTTTGGCAGTTATTGCTGGTCTTGTTTATTTAGGTCAATATTTTGTAACAATGATTGGTTACACACCTGAACAAAAAAAGCAAATGCAAATCATTGGTTTAATTAGCCCAGCAATGATTTTATTCATTTCATTCTCTGCCCCTTCAGCTTTAGCACTTTATTGGGCTGTTGGTGGAATTTTCCTTGCTGGCCAAACTTGGCTATCGAAAAAGCTTTATATGAATAAACACCCCGAGGTAAAAGAAATGGAAAAACAAGAAAAAGAATTTGAAAAAATCGTGAATGAGCATAAAAAATAA
- a CDS encoding DUF1033 family protein: MKWQVIQTKGEYEPWWFFENWQETIEADYAFQMKEEAFQKYNELTNILIKTYPKHRLKKEVLFAAWNEEEVEYCESCDDDIQVFHGIILLCDGKVYQPEAQEKEQWFKNLAKYL; this comes from the coding sequence ATGAAGTGGCAAGTTATTCAAACAAAAGGTGAATATGAGCCGTGGTGGTTTTTTGAGAATTGGCAAGAAACCATTGAAGCAGACTATGCTTTTCAGATGAAAGAAGAAGCGTTTCAAAAATATAATGAACTTACGAATATTCTCATTAAGACATATCCTAAACATCGCTTAAAAAAAGAAGTTTTGTTCGCTGCTTGGAATGAGGAAGAAGTCGAGTATTGTGAAAGTTGTGATGATGATATTCAAGTGTTTCATGGTATTATTTTATTATGTGATGGCAAGGTGTATCAACCAGAAGCACAGGAAAAAGAACAATGGTTTAAAAATTTAGCAAAATATCTATAA